The sequence tcttgcttgagggtaaactcgggcacactataccatcttatttctcttcttgtgttaaagtttttatagtcaacataggaaatatttattttaatgttactgttctttctgtattttatttttccttttttttccctctcctctgggctattttccctgttggagcccctgggcttacagcatcctgcttttccaactagggttgtagtttagcaagtaataataatagtaataataggatAGTGATTTCAAAACTGACAATAAATTGTTATGTTAAATCTTAGGTTTTAGTCAACGCTACCTATATAGGTCTACTCTCTCGATGGGTATCTTCAGCTttaggaaaaattataaataaataagtgaatgaGCGAGGTTTTGAAGTATCTTTGCTATCAGAGATCCAATTAATTTTAcctctattattttacttttacttattttacttttacttttcgaaaggaagactataatcaggtcaggTATATTCCCTAACAACTATTATTTGCAGATTCTACGGAAAGACAATAACAAAgcatcttgaataataataataataataataatgatagtatggcTCGGGAGTCTAGGCCTATGCGATTGGCTTCATAGcacttttttcttataaaaatataattacattttattcatttacattatttgtgtAACGATTCTATTTCAAATATAACAGaagtataacaaaatatagatatgaactcatttttataaatatgaataaatcaacataaatcaaaatcataataCATAATCTAAAAATTCTTTTGTTACGTACTTAAATATACTGTCAGtgtttacatttaatatatatccTATGGGATTTTAATTTATCTTTCAAAAAAATATTACATCTTGGTAGCTTTGAGGTTcactactacactgtattctagaagttttattccatctgtgacctagttgtggaatgatgatcttaatctggtagttgaatcagtggaacttcaaaagttcaaacttgcgacaaatgttattatgttgaacagactgacataagtctttttatagtttatatatgacatatccgttttcaCGATGGCTGTAATTTCACCCaataagctgcgcgttggctgacctggtgtaTCTGGACCGTGGGTGGCATTGCGAGCCTAGCGTGGACAATAATCCGCAATGCCGCAAGGTTTTGTAAAGTTGGCTATTTTGCTTAAGTGCACGATCGAATGCATAATTTTCCTTATGGTGACTGGGTCATTTGCGACTTGATATACTTAGGTGAGAACAAATACATCAGACGGTTTTTCTGTGgtcaatgaaacaaaaaataacaaaCAGGAAAAGATTCTTTATTCTTCGATTTTATTGAGACAGCCAAAGACAGTGGTAGAGTTTTAAATGGCACCAATATAGATATTAATGCCGATCAACAAAACGAAGCAATTAACATTCGAATTGACTCAACTATTTACCTTTGAATACTGATATTGTAAGATGGCAAAGTACATATATACGCGGGTACTAGCGTTTGGTCTTTGGCCTAAATTTAATAATGTAACGCTGTGAGTTGTTATAATCATAGATTCTATTACTtctcataaatgcaattatttcaTGAAATCAATTAGTTTTTATTGCAATTAAATATTTAGCATTTATAAGtttcttgaaattttcattttgaaacatttcCTTTGAAACCTGTTACCGTAGGAGATTGAACACTTTGAGCCTTTTTTCCTATAGTCAACGCAAATAATATTATGCAAGAGTAAAAAGATATCCAATAACACAACATAGCAATAGGCTGCAGTAGATGAAACTTGCAATGCCTTCCTTATTCTTTCAACAATTGCTAAGTGTAGCAATTGTTGCATTGATATATCTCTGCCTAATTATAGAAGGGGGATAATTGTTTGCCTAATATAATgcgaaaatttattaatatatattgctgCAGAAAATGTGCTGGAACTCGATGTTTAAGGCTACCCAAGCTCATGTATTACATGAAATGTGTAATTACAAGCTTCACTTAGTAGCTTCTCCAATAACATGTGGTGCTCCAACTTTGAATAGAGTATACAGAATTGGAGCGTACAAGTACTTGGCCTCCACTTGGGAGAACCCGGCTCCTCTTATGATAGGAAGAGGATCTCGGTTGAGTCTGCAACCCACGAAGAGAAAAGGCCATATTCCGGTGATTGTGAGGAGAGACTGCATGAAACGACGTGCTCTGTGTTTCTTCGTGTCCCATTCACGTACATGTTCCATGAAGAGGAATTTCCCACCCTGTCGATGTAGTATCATTGGATAACCTGTCTTTAATAACTTATTTGATGTATAACGTGCATATACTAATTGCTGTGTACATAAATAGGCAATTCATTGCCTTGTGTGGTACTAGGGAGACCTATTAACAAGATGCAAGTTTAATATCATTTGAAATTTGAAGTTCATTAATAAATAATTTTACAAAACCGTTTCTTAAGTGGCCAGAGAACCCATAATATCAATTGAACTGATATTCGTAATACAAATTGACCCTTGCCTAAATAAAGTTTTTGTTCCACTTATTTGAGGTAATGATATGTATTGTAATAGCTTTTGAAATAACACTTACGGGAACGAGAACCCTCTTCACTTGATGTACGACTTTGCTAACATCGGCAACGCTGCATAGTACCAAAGACACAACAACTGCATCAACGCTTTCACTTGGTACGACGTCCATTGCTTCACCTTTTGGAAGAAGTATAAATATTTCAACAACGTCTGATGCTAAAAAGTAACTGTTTCATCATTATGTATTACATTTCCATCACCGTTAATGACAGAACAAATTGTGATGAGGAGCAGTATATAGAAATGTCAAGTTAGAAAAGAGAAGTTATGACGAAGatgattctggagagagagagagagagagagagagagagagagagagagagagagagagagagagagtcgtaaagTGAAATTGCCTAACATCTTATGTTCATTATTTAAAAGTAACTGTTAAACCAATAAACAAACCTGTTGATACGATGATATCCTGAGGATTTATCTTGAATTTATCGGTCAGTTTCTTGGCGAAATGCTGTTTAAAATGAGGGTTAGGATCGACCAAAACCAAATGGGCACCGTCAGGGTAGTATTTAAAATTATCCCCTGcaagaataaaacttaaaatattaaTGCATACCTTATTAAAACAATTACTTcctaataatacaaattatagccTGTCATACATTCTGAATAACATTTCCATAACAATGTTAGGATAAAAGTAATTATTAGTCAAGAAGAAGGAGAacatttggtgctactatagcgtgattcgtaccctcattttctgttcctacctcaatatggggattcaaatctaccatagggtgattcctaccaagcAAACAACCAAATATTGTAATATTCCCCTTCTAAGGTGTTTATAAAAGAGTAACAACGAGGTAAAAATTCAATTAAGCGTTACCAAACCAACTAAACAAGCAAACAGTGTAAACAAAATgaccattttacctaacctaatctaacctaaaggGCGGTTTATGGATTTTTcagcatgttttatagaatagaTTAGAATAGTTtcaagaagtatgttttatctatctTCCTTTCGTAGGCATCACCTCATACccgaaaaatagggtaggaatcacactatagtagaatcctgaaggtaggaatcacactatagtagaatcctgaaggtaggaatcacactatagtagaagcctgatggtaggaatcacactacagTAGCACCGAAAATGTTTTAGTCTTGTTCCTTTGtatatttcattacattattttGGAATGTTTACCTCAGACCATTTTTAGATGTTACCGAGGGACCTTGTCTAACTATTCACACTACATATTATTCCACTCAGATGAAGATTCTCCTACCAAAAGGATGTTGAATCAAAATATAAAAGGCGTAACAAACGTACTAACCACATCCCACTCCAATCTCCAAGATCTTGATGCTCTTCTCTTTTCTGAGCTCAGGGTCGTGTGACACTAAGGACTTTAGAGGTGCCACAAGTTCCATGCGAAACTTTTCGTACTTTTCCCTGTCTCGGATATTTTCAGATTTGTTGCTGACCCATACAAATATCCTGGGGGAAATAAGGAACGAGGTTACGTTAGAATAatcaatatttctatatttttttttaataatactgaCGTTACTTGGCTTACATGATAGTCAAAGTTACCAGTTTACGCCTAATCACAgtctggagttattattattattattattattattatcattattattattatccaagctacaaccctaattggaaaatcaatctgctataagcccgagggctccaatagggaaaaatagcccagcaacgaaaggaaataaataaatgatgaggacaaattaacaataaatcattctaaaaacagtaaaaacgtcaaaacagatatgtcatatataaactataaaaagactaatgtcagcctgttcaacataaaaacatttgctgctagagTATATTTCCTTGCAGCCTAATTCAGTCTAACTTTGTATTAAAGAGCTAATGTTTTTCTGTTATATTATTAAACTCCCGCATGTCCTATAACGAGCAGTAACACATGCATTAGCGTTCAGCATCAAGTAACTCCTTAATGTTGCTACTTGGTGCAAACACGCAGTAGATGACGAATCAGAAATGCTTTCGTGTGTGACGCTCCGGCATTATTGATTTCATTTAATATATAGCATATTTATGAGTATTGATGCAAAACAATAAGTTTTGGCCACGTCAAGTTAGGCAGGGTTTGGAAAATTTATTATGCTATCGAAATTATAATCAGtattccacttctctctctctctctctctctctctctctctctctctctctctctctctctctctctctctctcatatgctgtgtatatatatatatatatatatatatataaatatatatatatatatatatatatatatatatatatataaatatatatatatatatatatatatataaatatatatatatatataaatatatatatatatatatatatatatatatatatatataaattatatatatatatatatatatatataaaatatatatatatatataaatatatatatatatataaatatatatatatatatataatatatatatatatatatatatatatatatatatatatatatatatatatatatatatatatatacaaatatatatatatatatatatatatatatatatatacaaatatatatatatatatatatatacaaatatatatatatatatatatatatatatatatatatatatatatatacaaatatatatatatacaaatatatatatatatatatatacacaacaaatgcagccgtttctagtccaatgcaggactaaggcctcagacatgtccttattaatgtcttgggttgggccagttttcatcaccacactgatctgcggattggtgatcgtgtaagacttgtctgatcgctcacagcaaaccaacttagtagggATGACCCAGACTATTagttatgctgatcatggcgatacacaaatccttttaccacGTTGTGGTATTCGCACTCAGAAtgggcgtatatatatgtatatatatgtgtatatatatatatatatatatatatatatatatatatgtgtgtgtgtgtgtgtgtgtgggggggggggttaatgtgtttgtgtatatatactaatagGGGTTAATGCATCCCTTTGGGACTATATCCCAACTCGTGACTCATATTTTCCGCCATTAACTAGTTCTTTCCATTGacagttccataaaaaaaaaacattgaattcatAAAATAATGGAGCATATGACCCTTCACCGTTCTCATTATACCCTACACCTGTTGACGGAAGACGGGGTTAGCATTTTGATCGTATCCTGATTTTACGTGTTACCTAGCTGATTTTCCCCAATATACGTTTGCCTATACGCTCAATTAACTCACACGTAAAAAAATTCACTTAGGCAAACAAAATTTCAAAGGGTTTCATGGTATTGACTGCATTTTGTAACCTAGAAACTGCACACCTGTAACGATATTTTTAGATGTGTATGAAAGCGGTTTTTATAATGACGTAGATGTAACGCAATGCAAGTACAATCACACTGAATGGAAATACGGCGAAGGTCACATTTACACGCTACACGATTAAGGCTTCTGTTGTAAGGAAGTCTTTGTATTGCAATAAACACTATACGTATATCAGATAAGACACTTTAGTATGTTGATATGAATATGGAATTAATGGCAGTTTTACCTGACATTTGTCAACCTATTTTGCAATGACAGGCATCTAAAAATAAACCATTCACCGAAACAACTAAATATGACAGTATTCGATACCTCTTCCTGAGATCCCTCACAAGTGCATACGAGCATGTAGTCAGAACAATAACACCAACTCCATAGATACACGTAGTTTTGTTGTTGATTACGAAGGATGATATGGTTTCAAAATGCTTGGCAACGGTTTCGATAGAGATGTTTTTCACTCCAGTTATGTTCGACATTACGAATTCGATACTGTTAACTCCGTGATAACGTCACAAGCGCTCAAGTGAAACCAATGGTAATGGCTTATACATGGCAGTATCTGGTATCTTCTGCCGACAGCTTTTAGTTAGGTGTTGTCGTGTTTAAGGTTGAACGTAATTATGACAACAAACAAACATGCGTTTCAGCCTTGCGAAAATAGTTACACTGGTGAGATGTcttctaaatttatatatttggttggaatttcatatttaataaaaaattataaataaaaaggaCTATATGATACTAATGATTGGATTGCCTATTACTACCGTAAGTAAAAAACCCCACAATTTTAGTGTTATATTTACATAATGTGTCAGACCTAATAACTTCACTCGTCCTAATTTGCTTACTTGGCGATGACTTCGAACTCGACCAGATATATTCGTAACGTATGGGGAACTTATTCTTCGTTCAAAGCCAGTTTTAATGGAATTGTATCAAGGTTAGTGTACGTTTGATTAACTCGTGTGTTGGAGAGACATCACCTGTTGGGAATCGTTAGTATAGTTAATTATTCTCTTCTAAAGGACTTATGTAAAGGGGCAATAAAGTATCTAAAATTGATTAAGAAAATTTGTGGcgaaataaaagatgaatcatcagCAAGAAATATCTAGAGCATATTCGCGTGCCGTATAATAAAAAACTATGATATTGATTAAATAATTGCTTTGGAAAGATACTGGAATTTTATTCTGTGAACTTGATTAAATACAGTGTGACAACTAACCCTTGGATGGAAAATTAGCATAAGGTTTTACGTGTGTATGTTGCTTTCGTATGTAAAATTAACTAaaacaatctctttctctctctctctctctctctctctctctctctctctctctctctctctctctctctctctctctcggcgtcaatgaccttagatgtcaggatgcctgaaaactataaatcaataaatctctctctctctctct comes from Palaemon carinicauda isolate YSFRI2023 chromosome 19, ASM3689809v2, whole genome shotgun sequence and encodes:
- the LOC137658425 gene encoding thiol S-methyltransferase TMT1A-like, producing MSNITGVKNISIETVAKHFETISSFVINNKTTCIYGVGVIVLTTCSYALVRDLRKRIFVWVSNKSENIRDREKYEKFRMELVAPLKSLVSHDPELRKEKSIKILEIGVGCGDNFKYYPDGAHLVLVDPNPHFKQHFAKKLTDKFKINPQDIIVSTGEAMDVVPSESVDAVVVSLVLCSVADVSKVVHQVKRVLVPGGKFLFMEHVREWDTKKHRARRFMQSLLTITGIWPFLFVGCRLNRDPLPIIRGAGFSQVEAKYLYAPILYTLFKVGAPHVIGEATK